The proteins below come from a single Pandoraea apista genomic window:
- a CDS encoding CDP-6-deoxy-delta-3,4-glucoseen reductase, producing MAYNVSLVPSGREFQVEDGEAVLSAALRQGIGLPYGCKNGGCGSCKAKLVEGSVEHGAHSASALTKDEETRGFALLCCAHAKGDLVIESREVKGIGDIPVKRLPCRVNALERRADDVIVMRLQLPANERFQYLAGQYIEFILKDGKRRSYSMATAPHEEGFLELHLRHMPGGAFTDHVFNHMKEREILRFEGPLGTFFLREDSDKPIVLLASGTGFAPIKAIVEHAVHKGLDRPMTLYWGARQLKDIYLRELAEQWARDIPGFRFVPVLSEAAPEDQWQGRTGFVHRAVAEDLPDMSGYEVYACGAPVMVEAARRDFIAHHHLPEDAFFADAFTTEADNPGGGQ from the coding sequence ATGGCTTACAACGTTTCTCTCGTGCCGAGCGGGCGCGAGTTTCAGGTCGAAGACGGCGAGGCCGTGCTCTCCGCTGCGTTGCGTCAGGGCATCGGCCTGCCTTACGGCTGCAAGAACGGCGGCTGCGGTTCCTGCAAGGCCAAGCTGGTCGAAGGCAGCGTCGAACACGGTGCGCACTCCGCCTCGGCGCTCACGAAAGACGAAGAAACGCGCGGCTTTGCGTTGCTGTGCTGTGCCCATGCCAAAGGGGATCTCGTCATCGAATCGCGCGAAGTCAAAGGCATCGGCGACATTCCGGTCAAACGCCTGCCGTGCCGCGTGAACGCTCTTGAGCGGCGCGCCGACGATGTCATCGTGATGCGTCTGCAATTGCCTGCCAACGAGCGCTTCCAGTACCTCGCCGGCCAATACATCGAGTTCATCCTGAAAGACGGCAAACGGCGCAGCTATTCGATGGCGACGGCGCCGCACGAAGAAGGCTTCCTCGAACTTCACCTGCGCCACATGCCCGGCGGCGCGTTCACCGATCACGTTTTCAACCACATGAAGGAGCGCGAGATCCTGCGCTTCGAAGGGCCGCTGGGCACATTCTTCCTGCGCGAAGACTCGGACAAGCCCATTGTGTTGCTCGCCTCGGGCACCGGCTTCGCACCGATCAAAGCCATTGTCGAGCACGCCGTCCATAAGGGCCTCGATCGCCCGATGACGCTTTACTGGGGCGCGCGACAGTTGAAGGACATCTACCTGCGCGAGCTGGCCGAACAGTGGGCGCGTGACATTCCCGGCTTCCGGTTCGTGCCGGTACTCTCGGAGGCCGCACCGGAAGACCAGTGGCAGGGCCGTACAGGCTTCGTGCATCGCGCCGTGGCCGAAGACCTGCCGGATATGTCGGGCTACGAAGTCTACGCTTGCGGTGCGCCAGTGATGGTGGAGGCGGCGCGCCGCGACTTCATCGCGCATCACCACTTGCCGGAAGACGCGTTCTTCGCCGACGCCTTCACGACCGAAGCCGACAACCCCGGCGGCGGTCAGTAA